CCGGGCCGTCGACCTCGACGCCCCGCAGAGCCTGCGCAAGGCCCTGGACGGCTGCGACCTGGTCGTGCACTGCGCGTTCGGGTCGCGGGGCGAGGTCGACGACCGCTGGCGCACCACCGTCGACGGGACCGCGAACCTGCTCGATGTGGCCAAACTCGCCGGCGTCGAGCGGCTGGTGCACCTCAGCACCGTCGACGTGTACGACACCTCCGGCCTGAGGCGCTTCGACGAGACCGCCCCGGCGCTCGGCGAGGACGCCGACGACCGCGAGTACGAGCAGCAGAAGGCCGCCGCCGAGCGGCTGGTGCTCGCCGCGCACGGCGACGGCCCCGAGACCGTCGTGCTCCAGCCCGGCGTGGTCTACGGTCCCTGGGGCGGACAATGGACCGTCGCCCAGCTGACCCGCCCCGCCGAGGAGTTCGAGGAGCTGCCGGTGACCGGTGCGGGTGGCGCCTGCAACGCGGTGTACGTGGACGACGTCGTGGACGCCGTGCTGGCGGCGCTCGCCGAACCCGCCGCGGCGGGGCGGAAGTTCCTCGTGAGTGGGCCAGACGAGCCCGGCTGGGGCGAGTTCTTCGACCGGCTGCGCGGCATCCGCGGCCTGCCCGCCCCGGCCGGCACTCCGGCCGACGGGGCCGTGCCCGACTGGGAGCAGGCGC
This region of Streptomyces chromofuscus genomic DNA includes:
- a CDS encoding NAD-dependent epimerase/dehydratase family protein: MNDFAGRRVAVTGASGFIGGRVVERLVLGTGAEVRALVRGYGRAARLSVLPQERLTFRAVDLDAPQSLRKALDGCDLVVHCAFGSRGEVDDRWRTTVDGTANLLDVAKLAGVERLVHLSTVDVYDTSGLRRFDETAPALGEDADDREYEQQKAAAERLVLAAHGDGPETVVLQPGVVYGPWGGQWTVAQLTRPAEEFEELPVTGAGGACNAVYVDDVVDAVLAALAEPAAAGRKFLVSGPDEPGWGEFFDRLRGIRGLPAPAGTPADGAVPDWEQALYASPARVDAALAARLLAAPRTTLDEGMTRTAQWARWAGYGAPGGAGR